The following nucleotide sequence is from Gammaproteobacteria bacterium.
AGCGGCGGGGCCGCGCCGGCGGCGCCCCCGATCACGATGTTCTGGGGCGTGGCCCGTTTCAGGAACATCGTGTAGATCACGGCGTAGCCCAGCAGCGAGGCAAACGTAAGGATTGCGCACAACACGTTGGTGAAGGTCAGCAACAGCCACATGCCGGCCGCCGCCAGCAGCGCGGCGAAAGCGAGCACATGCCGGGTTTCCAGAACGCCGCGCGGTAACGGGCGGTTGCGGGTCCTGGCCATGACCGCGTCAATATGTTGATCGACCACCTGATTGATCGAGGCCGCGGCGCCCGATACCAGCGCAATCCCGAGCGAACCGAAAACCAGAACGGTCCAGGGCGGAAACGGCTCCGCGGCCAGCAGCATGCCCACGGTTGCCGTGAAGGTGAGCAGCGCCACGACCTTGGGTTTGGTGATTTCCAGGTAGTCGCGCCACCTTTCGGGCGCTCGCAATATTTCTGTATTCATGCGCTAGTTTCCCGTGGGCCGCAGTCCGTGGGCCATCGTCACCAGCGCCAGTACCAGAAGGGCCGCGCAGGCATTGTGGGCCAATGCGCTGGACATGGGCAGGTAGAACCACACGTTGGCTATGCCGAGGCCGATCTGTACCAGCGTCAGCGCGCCCA
It contains:
- a CDS encoding protoheme IX farnesyltransferase — protein: MNTEILRAPERWRDYLEITKPKVVALLTFTATVGMLLAAEPFPPWTVLVFGSLGIALVSGAAASINQVVDQHIDAVMARTRNRPLPRGVLETRHVLAFAALLAAAGMWLLLTFTNVLCAILTFASLLGYAVIYTMFLKRATPQNIVIGGAAGAAPPLLGWIAVTGQFDPGAAVLFAIVFVWTPPHFWALAIHRREDYAKVDMPMLPVTHGVELTRLHILLYTVLLFVFGLLPYLVGMSGPLYLLGAVILGGRFLWYAYRMYRRGDDSLAMPTFGYSMVYLCALFAVLLADHYLLMIMR